ACTTTAATACGGTGGAACAAAATGAATCCTATGGTAAAtcttaacaaaaaaaaacttgtCTATTCTACCATCTGAAAATAACAGTTAGGTCTAACTAGgtaaataataacttttttttcttagagACGAAATGTGAATAATAAAGTTAATAAAGTTGATGCAAACATACTATAATATGCCATTGACAAAAGTTGTAAATTTATGTATGCATGTCAAGATTGTTAGTTTATGCACAGACAATGAAAAACTAATGCTCTTATTTATCATACCATATTATAAATCTCCATTTCGATACAATGAAATGAATTTAAAGCTTCAAAggaattgaaattttataaatCAACCAATAATAAAGAAGAGAAACTCACCACTTTCGTAATCTAATTATCGAGTTAATATTACCTTTAATTTGtaagcttcgtgctgataatgtgttataaataaaatgacaaatcaaCTTAAGAAGAGGATGAGAGAGCAAATGAGtaatcttattattttcttctctttttgtaTATTCATCCATGCTTACAAGAATGCCTAGTTATAGGcctaaaagaagaaacaaaatgtGGTGAAAACacataataatagaaataaattatGATGAAGAATAAgatatagtaaaaataaattatggtaGAGAATAATatgaacatatattattttataacagATGTTAATTTGTATAGAAATAACAAGTGTGGGAGCTCATCCTTGCAAAAAGCCCAGTGGTACATTTGGAGGGCCTTGCATTATGTGACTGGGACAGCGAAGAAAAGTACACAAAAATTGAGGGAGCTGTAAGTGGAGATTGTGAATGGTGTAAGGGCATGTttggatgaatttattttaatcaatttataagttgaaaagtgtttataaattttttttaaaaaaaaataggtgcagcccaacttattttttttgacttataagctgttttcaactcataagctgcttaaaataaatcCATTCATACAAACCCAATTATTTATTTGGATTTATTTTAAGcgcaaaatgactttaagttggtcagccaaacactcaaaaaacctgaaaataacttataaatcaatccaaacaggctctaagtgCTATTGCTTCTAATTTAACTTGGTAAGGAGTTTAAGGGGGGGAAATCAATCTTGTGgtactaaattaaagttaatcaaatatatcaaaatgtctTTTAACTTGTGGCCTTAAACATGACACGTGAAAGCctgaaattaaaatattgtcaataaaaaaaagggatcatttttttttaaaacagactaaaaaaagtaagtcattttttttttgaacggAGGAATCAAAGTACTCCATAAAAAAAGTTGTGGAATGACAGTAAATTAGTTTAGTGAAAGTATTGTTTACTCAATTTACTATTATAGGCACCAAAGAATATGGTGTAGCGAATGTGGTGGTTGTTACTTCTTCGTTAATCAGAGGTTTCGATTTTACAATCCCAAATACAAAAAATCTCCCAAATGAGCCCTACGCGACGTAGATCCAATTAGTGGGAACTTCGAGGGCTCTTCAATAAGGATAGGATAGAGAAGGACGGACACATCTCTAAGACAACAAACTTCAAAAGAAGGAGCGTTTATGACAATTTAGACAAATCTCACGCCGAAAAAAAGTAATGATGTACTATACAAGGCAGTATACAAATCCGCATGATACGCATATTTTTAAACTTAATGATGACATAGCTCAAGAAACAAATCAATGCAAGTAAAATTCAATGTAGACTGTAGTTAGAGTTGAGAATTGTCGGTTATGACATTTGAGTCAACAAAATAAAACCGTCATGGGCAAAATTTACAATGATGGCCTTACAAGTGACTCATCTTGGACTTTTTGAGCCCGTTTgaatgagcttaaaaaaataacttttatgtatgaagtgcttttaaaactttgaagtgctgaaagttatttttataaataagcagttgactgtttggataaaagtgcttatgttgaaaataagtatttgaattttagggttaaaagaataaaaagggtaatttaaaattttagttaaaatataaaagatataaaagtaattttcatgatcaaacaaaatgattttaagcacttagaaaaaaaaagttagaaatcctaacttttcatttttgattgactttaaaaactttatgactttaagttagcattaggcaaacacatccaaaagctaaaaagggcttataagttggtttgaccaacttaaagtcaatccaaacgggctcttaatccCGCTTGtccaatttcaagttcaaataaGTTGACTTTTGACGACCCGTGCTTACCTTCAAGGTCAAAAGTCAAAAACTTGTTGAGAAGTTCAACACTGTCACCGGCAAGCTAGGATCAAAAGTTCAAGTCCGCCCATTTCTAAGATCATTACGACAACGGCAGAAATACTCGATCAGCTAGGTCCAAAAATAGCTAATGATCATAACATATGAACAGGCACAAATAATTGAAAACAAAGCTACTTTGGGATTATTAAGAATCTGCTTAAAAGAATTCAGTACTTATACATAACAATATTTGATACAACATGATTCAGATCTAGGACTCTCTCGGAGTATCGTTCGCCTGTTAACAGTACTAGGCAATGACTACAAATGGTACCACATATAATGGAAGGTCCTATAAAGATCAATGGCTAGACGAAGTTGAATGTCAAGCTAAATATCTTACGGGTCAAAGACTGTCGAAGATGCACAAGATTTCCAAATGTCTGCAAAATAATCTGCACAAGATACATAGATGAAGTTTTCATAAATATCTAGTCGAAAAGCCCCTCATCGTGCCAGATATCGACTAAAAAGTCAACCATTTCCTGTGAAAATCCAGAAATTAATCCAATTAATACTAACACTAGACAAATGATCATCACTCTTATGAAACACCAAAGGAGCAGACTGCTGATAGAATAATACTATAAATTTCAAGAATGCTTACCGTTAAAGGAATTCGCTCGGAGAAAGGGTCAGTTGTAGAGAGCAACTCTTCGTAGGTAGTTGACCAACTGCATGAAAAATTCGTGGAGATTTCAGTCTAGTGGTAAGaaataagaacaaaaatgaaaagttttgaTCCAAGTTGAAGGCAGAACCAGTgttatcaaaaacaaaaaaacccaaaaaagctctaaggtccattggggctttaagcgcaaataaagcgtgggttttaatgaaaaaagaccTATAGGCAAATCCTTAGGACCAATCGCAACATTCAAAACTCGGGGAATAATGGAACCACAACTCTAGTCTATATTGCCAAAATATGGGACCACCAGGCTCTCCTTTATTTCCACAATATGCCTATATCATGTACTTGGAATACAATTAAGCAAGTCCAAAAACTTAGTGAAACTTTTCAAGATTGATACTCTATTTGGCCATTTTGAGATGGAGAAATGCGTACATTGCAATATCCATTACATGCCCTGCACGCAAGCTTACTTCCTCTAGAGAAAACATAGGTAAGCAGTTGAGATTGAGAAATATCTAAGGCATCAAATCATATGGATGTGCCAACAACAGAAGCTATGCAACATCAAGTAAATTAAATCTCTATCTCCCTAGCTTGTTGACATTTCCTGATGCATTACAGCCCGCATTAgactaaaataaggatcaaCTTTTGATAAAAGGTAGCTCAATGCTCAGTTGGGACATATGAAGTAGAAAACTAGAAgttcttatcatatattttcCTTGTTCTTTTGCCGGAGAGCTATTTATATGTTTATTACTGTTCTCTAAGTGCATAGCCACTGAACCACCTCAATATGAATTCCGGACTGTTAACTGAACACCGTAGTGCAGCAGCTAGCTTGACATTCTTCTGGTATTTTTCGGTTGTATATGACAGTTTAGATGCAGACGGTATAATTATCTTTCTCATTGCAGTAAAGATAAAGACTTCCACTCATCACCATATCTCTAATAATCGAGGATTTCTCTGAGGCACTACCAAGAGCACGGAGAAGTTCAGCTCTCATCTAAAACATGAAACATAATTGGGGACTCTTCTGAAGTTGATTTCTGTATACTGTGGGTGCAAAGTGTTACCTTATAATTGGATCCTTCGGTATCCTTTCTGACTTCCTTGATACTTCTCCAACCCATTTTCTTCTGTTCTCATGCCATGCAATAGCAGCTGCACCACaaacaaaactaaaataaattagTAACACAAGAAGAATCACAATGTCTAGCCTCATACAGTTTGATATAATTTTTCCTTGAAGCCACCAAGAATAGAAAGTCTGTTTTTATGTAAAGGAAGCTTTAGCCAATCTGAGCTTTCAGGTTGCTCATTTCTATTAAGGTACAAAGGACGGTAACTGCTCTAATGAATAGAGTTTTGGTGCTGAAGTGTATTAAAGTGAAGAATTATTTCTTTCAATGTAAAGAACAAGAAGTCTGAAGACTACTGATGACCTCCAGACACTTTCAAATTGAAGATTTTGTTTAACGAAAATGGACTCAGGAGAGCTAATGTTCCGTAAAAATGCATGCGGAGACAAAGAGGACACCCTGTTTCTTCGATCTCTTCCTTTCAGTGTCTGTTAATAGTGATTAGTTGCATAATTTATGATAAATGGACAACAACAATCTAGCTCTTGTGAACCTTTTGAGGTTTGAGGGAAGAGACAAAAACGACTGACCGATTGAGAGCACTCAGAGGAGCGTTAAAACAGGTTCCACACCCAAcaacaaaaaatgaatttagTCAACATTGTTTTCTTAAAGTCATCTTGAGCTATAGCATAAATAGAGCATGTTCACCAACAAGTACAACTCCTTAAGTAAAACAAAACATTTTTGCTTCGATCAGTTGAAgagatattttctaaattttccaAAGGATCAGAAAACAAACCGTGATTGACAAATGCAGCAGGGCTTTTGTTAGTTTCTGGAGGCTTCTTTGTTTCTCTTGTAGTTGTAGATGTGAATCTTTCTACAGGCAGCTTCTCAATAAAACACGAATTTCCGGTATCTACTTCCATTGCCTCCGGGACTGAAAAATCATTCCCTTCAGGATGATGAAGAAGTAATTGTCGACCTGCTCATTTATTAAAAGTTCTCTTTGAGATCGCATCAGAAAGTACTAGATATGAATTGCTGATAAGTCATTCACAGAATCATATTCTGACTAAATCATACtgtaaatacaaaaaataaaatcttgttGCAGAAGAGAAATATAGATTATACCAAGTGAAAGCACAAAAGGAGTATTATGAAATGTTAAGAAACCATGGGAAGACGCTATACACTTTTACATGCTTTGGCATATTGAAATGCAACGAAATATCAGTGGCTTCTGTTCAAAACCCAAGCCGAATTTTATTATCTTAATTCTGCTTGCCATTCTGTTACACAAAAATAGGACTAATTATCACTTAAAACCTTGCAGGATTTAGACCCGTCAGTTTCAACTTAGAGGAGTCTTAATCTGAATCGTTTATATCCCGCGACATCAGAacatctcttctttttttcccttttacAACCACTTATTTGCTCTTCACTTAAAGATTTCTGTGAATGTAACCTTCCAGCCTCCACCAAAAAACTACTACAACCATTCATCACCACAACTAGCAACCACCACCACTAGCAAACATTGGACAACTATCACCATTACCACAACCACCaaccactactaccaccatcGATCaccattgaaaaaaaaaacagtctTAGCACAGCCACGGGCAGCTAGATCTTAAATGTTCTCTTTTCCAGCATTAAAGACAAGTAATAACTAGACTATGGAGATGTTAGATTCGACATTCCATAGACAAATCATGAGTTAGAGACTATTAAGTCAGTTTGAGCTTCTAACTAGCAGCATTGACATCCTTAAATGATTTACAATTGTTACCTTTTTCGATATAGAACGATTACATTGATATCCTTTAATCATCTACAATTGTTACCTTTTCGATATAGAACAGAACTTCACAAATGCCCTAGCTCAAAAGCTCCGCCCCACTGCAAAAGGCTTTCATCTAAACATAACAAGTGAACAAACTTTTAATTCTTTACATACATAATCTAAACATATAATAAAAACATCAAATTGTCCATTATCCACTAACTACACTACGTTGCATCCAAGTCAACTCAAAATCAAAAGGCCTAACTTATGTCAATCCTTTTTATAAGTCCAAATTATATCAATCTATTTTAGCAGCTCAATTGGTTAGCTATCTGAACTTTTACCTTTTATGGTGAGGTTCAATTTCCCATCTTGTAATCCCCTCCCCCATTTCCCCTTCCCCAATCCAAAAAAgaagtaattaaaaaaaaaaagaacttcaCAAAAATTATACAGCTAAAACACAATTTTACTTCCCATTTCAGCTgccaaaaactatttttttcttcttaactTGAAAGATCTTTATAGACAAGCAAATTCAGTTTGTACCCAATTCATCTTACATTGAAGATATAGAACATAAAAAATTTCAGAAACCCTACAACAATTTCAATCAAAACACCAAAACCCAGTTAAACCCACAACTCTCTAGGGTAGAGAaccagatttttttttaataagggttcaaaatatgaaaagtaaACACAAAGAAGTCAAATACATTCtgctatatatacataaaaaaaaaaaaaaaattctaaccaTATATAAACtgcttaattttttattaaatgagCTCACCCCTCGATACTACCTGCTCCGCCCCTCTATTCCCAAACATTTAAAAGCAAATGGCATCATCTTAACAATCATACATCAATGTAACACACCAAGTGCATGCAAAAAATCACCAAAACATGaacagaaaaatatataaaaataaaaaaaataaaaaaaaacaagaaaaaaaaggaaaattagaGACTGATAAgtaccttttttcttttttctttttttgctgTGAAGACACCCAAGAGAAAAGGgaggaaagaaagaaagaagtaaAGAGGCTAAGTGGGTATATTTATAGATGAACTTCTTTAAAGGGTACCCACAAGggaattaaaatatcattttattGACTTTTATCGTGTTTAtctgaattcaataattttttattaaattttatatatacattaaaaatgtactaaagtttataaatatttattcgTAAACtcaattaatattataatattttatctattttaatttatttattttcttttcatttttaatttatttcaaaaaaataattttattttattttttgacaactctttaaGTTTAAGTGCTATCCATTTTTTTCGAGTCTGTTTGAATTAATTTTTggcttatttttgttattacttaaaaaaattattttgacttaaaaacacttaaaataaatcaattcaaactGATTTTTAAGTTTGGGTCAATGAAGTCGTCTTTAAACTTTAATATgtgaaataaatttttttttgcataaatttaaattaatcaaacttCAAAACGAATATCAACAACACACCGAGTATAaacaatttattaatttattttatttattttttggcttTGGAGATTTGGT
This Solanum dulcamara chromosome 1, daSolDulc1.2, whole genome shotgun sequence DNA region includes the following protein-coding sequences:
- the LOC129899235 gene encoding uncharacterized protein LOC129899235 isoform X1, which produces MEVDTGNSCFIEKLPVERFTSTTTRETKKPPETNKSPAAFVNHAAIAWHENRRKWVGEVSRKSERIPKDPIISWSTTYEELLSTTDPFSERIPLTIILQTFGNLVHLRQSLTRKIFSLTFNFV
- the LOC129899235 gene encoding uncharacterized protein LOC129899235 isoform X2, translated to MEVDTGNSCFIEKLPVERFTSTTTRETKKPPETNKSPAAFVNHAAIAWHENRRKWVGEVSRKSERIPKDPIISWSTTYEELLSTTDPFSERIPLTEMVDFLVDIWHDEGLFD